From one Arenicella chitinivorans genomic stretch:
- a CDS encoding anthrone oxygenase family protein: protein MTYQWPLYFCLFLALWSAVIGGVFSAFSEFIMSALAQTKPMGAIEAMQHINVTVIKTQFVAGILSIAVFSVLFAAYSMIVFEGAALVTILLATLVYLPSVFFMTMLGNVPMNKKLEQLDHTTAEAETYWAVYTRTWTRLNHARSIGSILTAGLYIIATITLITSGQV from the coding sequence ATGACTTACCAGTGGCCACTCTATTTTTGCCTTTTTCTTGCGCTTTGGAGCGCCGTTATTGGTGGCGTGTTCTCCGCGTTCTCCGAATTTATCATGTCCGCTTTAGCCCAGACCAAACCGATGGGCGCAATCGAAGCAATGCAACACATTAATGTGACTGTGATCAAAACGCAGTTCGTTGCGGGTATTTTATCGATCGCCGTATTTTCAGTTCTATTTGCAGCCTACAGTATGATCGTTTTTGAAGGCGCGGCGCTTGTCACTATCTTATTGGCCACACTTGTCTACCTACCATCGGTCTTCTTTATGACCATGCTCGGTAATGTGCCGATGAATAAAAAGCTCGAACAACTGGACCACACAACTGCCGAGGCAGAAACCTACTGGGCTGTCTATACCCGAACGTGGACGCGCCTGAACCATGCGCGTTCAATAGGCAGTATTTTAACGGCTGGTCTTTATATCATCGCCACAATCACACTCATTACCAGTGGCCAGGTGTGA
- a CDS encoding DUF4345 domain-containing protein, with protein sequence MTRLLTKSLLAISGALLGGIGGSLLIAPRAFLEMSHIHLAPDPSLLSEVSAPGGILIVTAVLMILGSIKARFTNLALVAGALVYGSYGISRLVSMTINGLPTDSLIVATVIELSVAVILVALKLRSPLRHNETKPARVSLNYMERSTFTPSGRG encoded by the coding sequence ATGACTCGGTTATTAACCAAATCACTCCTAGCAATATCGGGTGCATTACTTGGTGGCATTGGCGGATCATTGCTAATCGCACCACGCGCGTTTTTAGAGATGAGCCACATACACCTGGCGCCGGACCCCAGCCTGTTATCTGAAGTGAGCGCACCCGGCGGAATTCTAATTGTCACGGCAGTCCTGATGATTCTGGGGTCAATCAAAGCGCGGTTTACTAACCTAGCACTCGTTGCCGGGGCATTAGTGTACGGAAGCTACGGCATCAGTCGCTTGGTGAGCATGACGATAAACGGTTTGCCCACAGATTCTCTGATTGTCGCCACTGTCATCGAATTGAGCGTCGCTGTCATATTGGTTGCGCTCAAATTGAGGTCACCTCTGCGTCACAACGAAACAAAACCGGCCCGTGTCTCGTTGAATTACATGGAACGGTCAACATTCACACCAAGTGGTAGAGGTTAA
- a CDS encoding NAD(P)H-binding protein has product MTPTPQPHNLTLVLGGTGKTGRRIVERLRDKGLPVRIGSRSTVPAFDWDKEKSWDAALDGVTAAYITYAPDLAMPGAADAIQAFVDLAKRRGVKRLVLLSGRGEDEAQACERIVRNAGLDWTIVRASWFNQNFSEGAFIDMVLNGTITLPAGNQVEPFVDVDDIADVAVAALSEDHHNQQIYEVTGPRLMTMADVAADLSRATGLEITYVDVPHETFVAEVADSGAPKDVVWMLDYLFSTVLDGRNAQLTHGVQSALGRPPKDFADYARDVAATGVWGAVA; this is encoded by the coding sequence ATGACACCAACACCTCAACCACATAACCTGACGTTAGTGTTAGGCGGCACCGGTAAAACCGGGCGCCGTATAGTTGAACGCCTTAGAGACAAAGGTCTTCCCGTCCGTATCGGATCACGATCAACCGTACCAGCATTCGATTGGGACAAAGAAAAAAGCTGGGATGCCGCGCTTGATGGCGTGACAGCGGCGTATATCACGTACGCGCCGGATCTGGCCATGCCTGGCGCAGCTGACGCAATTCAGGCGTTTGTCGATCTCGCTAAACGGCGCGGTGTAAAACGACTCGTCCTATTGTCTGGTCGCGGTGAGGACGAGGCTCAGGCTTGCGAACGTATCGTGCGGAATGCCGGGCTCGATTGGACCATCGTGCGTGCCAGCTGGTTCAACCAAAACTTCTCTGAAGGCGCTTTCATCGACATGGTTCTCAACGGCACAATCACGCTGCCAGCGGGAAATCAGGTCGAGCCCTTCGTTGACGTAGACGACATCGCCGATGTGGCGGTTGCCGCGTTGAGCGAGGATCACCACAACCAACAGATTTACGAAGTCACCGGCCCGCGATTGATGACAATGGCCGATGTCGCAGCGGACTTGTCTCGAGCCACGGGCCTTGAAATTACCTACGTTGACGTGCCACATGAGACGTTTGTGGCTGAAGTCGCTGACTCTGGCGCGCCCAAAGATGTGGTATGGATGCTGGACTACCTTTTTTCCACCGTACTTGATGGTCGCAACGCACAATTGACCCATGGTGTGCAGTCGGCACTCGGGCGTCCACCGAAGGACTTTGCCGACTACGCACGCGACGTGGCGGCTACCGGAGTTTGGGGGGCCGTTGCATGA
- a CDS encoding AraC family transcriptional regulator, with protein sequence MSQITSLYVHKVLSHASEGVETEDLLLHLGLAPDGTVNPKLMVPADTFYDFFATLAGRDPDGVTLPLRIGATMRSDDYGAFGLAWKSAPTLRGSFHRSERYGHVLGSAETYSLQESKDGWYFNLEKAGDGRLGMLLSNEASMSAVDVICNEVSVADFKPLAVLFKHSPRGDVAVFEAHFGCPVHFESGRDALLLSAESIDAPNKLGDETIAKFFDTHLEKELAAIKNNDGLEQHVRRAVAQCLSEGVPTLSLIASQLGMGSRTLQRRLSDGGHSFQSVVDMARRDLAKRLLRETGYSLAEVAFLTGFSEQSAFTRAFKRWAGQTPRSYKLGASQR encoded by the coding sequence ATGAGCCAAATAACCTCACTTTACGTCCATAAAGTCCTCAGCCATGCCAGTGAGGGCGTGGAAACAGAGGACTTATTATTGCACTTGGGCTTAGCGCCAGACGGCACTGTAAACCCTAAACTTATGGTCCCAGCCGACACGTTTTATGATTTCTTTGCGACACTGGCTGGGCGCGATCCAGATGGAGTAACGCTGCCGCTGCGAATTGGCGCAACGATGCGAAGTGATGACTACGGCGCATTTGGTCTGGCCTGGAAGTCGGCACCAACATTGCGGGGTTCTTTCCACAGATCGGAACGCTATGGTCATGTGCTCGGTAGCGCCGAAACATATAGCTTGCAGGAAAGTAAAGATGGTTGGTATTTCAATCTCGAGAAAGCCGGAGATGGACGGCTCGGCATGCTGTTGTCCAATGAAGCGAGCATGTCTGCGGTGGACGTGATTTGTAACGAAGTGAGCGTCGCCGATTTCAAACCGTTGGCGGTGTTGTTCAAGCACTCGCCACGAGGTGATGTCGCAGTTTTTGAAGCACACTTTGGCTGCCCCGTGCATTTTGAGTCGGGTCGAGATGCCTTGCTACTAAGTGCAGAGAGCATCGACGCGCCCAACAAACTTGGCGATGAAACAATTGCAAAATTCTTCGACACGCATTTAGAGAAAGAACTTGCCGCGATAAAAAATAATGATGGGCTGGAACAACACGTACGTCGTGCAGTCGCACAATGTCTCAGTGAAGGTGTCCCAACCTTGTCACTTATCGCGTCGCAATTGGGGATGGGTAGCCGCACCCTGCAACGACGTTTGTCGGATGGTGGACATTCATTTCAGAGCGTGGTGGACATGGCTCGCAGAGACCTCGCAAAACGCTTATTGCGTGAAACAGGATACAGCCTTGCTGAAGTGGCTTTTTTGACCGGTTTCTCTGAGCAAAGTGCATTTACCAGAGCATTTAAACGTTGGGCGGGGCAGACCCCAAGGTCCTACAAATTAGGTGCGAGTCAGCGTTAA
- a CDS encoding cobalamin-binding protein has translation MNWPQRIICMTEETVETLYLLGEQDRIVGISGFTVRPPEARKEKPKVSAFTSAKIPKILDLKPDLVLGFSDLQADIAAELIKHGVEVYIFNHRTVGGILRMIRTLGRLVDAADAADSLARSYEKKIETIKQETTQWKNRPKVFFEEWYNPTISGIGWVSELIEICGGIDCYAENAKHQGGKDRIIADPMDVVAKAPDIIIGSWCGRRFHPEKVGEREGWSHVPAVRNQEVYEIKSAVILQPGPAALTEGIDQLFTIIENWHKAHSE, from the coding sequence ATGAACTGGCCACAACGCATCATCTGCATGACCGAGGAAACGGTCGAAACCCTCTACCTACTCGGTGAACAAGACCGGATTGTTGGAATATCTGGCTTCACGGTACGACCGCCTGAAGCACGCAAAGAAAAACCCAAAGTCTCGGCCTTCACCAGCGCCAAAATTCCCAAAATCCTCGACCTGAAGCCAGACCTAGTGCTCGGTTTTTCAGACCTGCAAGCCGATATTGCTGCGGAGCTGATAAAACACGGCGTGGAGGTATATATTTTCAATCATCGAACCGTAGGCGGCATCCTGCGCATGATTCGAACCCTTGGCCGGTTGGTGGATGCAGCGGATGCGGCGGACTCATTAGCAAGAAGCTATGAGAAAAAAATTGAGACCATCAAGCAAGAAACAACACAGTGGAAGAATCGGCCCAAAGTATTCTTCGAAGAATGGTACAACCCGACTATCAGTGGAATCGGTTGGGTTAGCGAGCTGATCGAGATTTGCGGTGGCATAGATTGCTATGCAGAAAACGCCAAACACCAAGGCGGCAAAGACAGGATCATCGCTGATCCGATGGACGTCGTGGCCAAGGCACCAGATATTATTATCGGCTCATGGTGTGGCAGGCGCTTTCACCCAGAAAAAGTTGGCGAACGAGAAGGCTGGTCGCACGTTCCTGCGGTACGCAATCAAGAAGTCTACGAGATTAAGTCCGCCGTCATCTTACAACCTGGACCGGCGGCGTTGACTGAGGGTATAGATCAACTATTCACAATCATAGAAAATTGGCACAAAGCCCATTCTGAATAA
- a CDS encoding MBOAT family O-acyltransferase, whose translation MRRVTTLSEYVRRRNGLALGAQGSLQAMLYRAFGAGRFSEFWHYWNPIWGYYLARYVMRPLSSYCPSPVAIVMTFVVSGALHDLAIMLLKWRVSVFFSFWFFLMGLLVVITEAVEVRYHTRPWWLRGTINLSFVLLPLALTQWVLG comes from the coding sequence ATGAGAAGAGTCACCACATTGTCAGAGTATGTGCGTCGCCGCAATGGCCTTGCCCTGGGTGCGCAAGGCTCACTCCAAGCGATGTTGTATCGAGCGTTTGGGGCCGGTAGGTTCTCTGAGTTTTGGCACTACTGGAATCCGATCTGGGGCTATTATTTAGCCCGCTATGTAATGCGTCCACTCAGTTCCTATTGCCCGAGCCCAGTCGCGATCGTGATGACCTTTGTTGTGAGTGGCGCTTTACATGATTTGGCGATCATGTTGCTTAAGTGGCGTGTGTCAGTGTTCTTTAGCTTTTGGTTTTTTCTTATGGGGTTGTTGGTGGTGATCACTGAGGCCGTGGAGGTTCGGTACCATACTCGGCCTTGGTGGCTACGGGGTACGATTAATCTGAGCTTTGTTTTGTTGCCGCTTGCCCTAACGCAATGGGTGTTGGGTTAA
- a CDS encoding G8 domain-containing protein gives MVRLSGSLSYFVYYTPQATCTVKWARFALKRCVLAGSLICASYVSAVLANELHQKHEAVLALLLPEQATHTAINSGDWTDPQVWSSGSVPSAEANVYIPEGRLIRYDANSSVALSVVRVDGRLSFDHTSNTKLVLQSLITSMASELEIGTVTNPIQPDKKAELIFADVPINKTVDPGQFGNGLVATGKVQIHGASKLPYTTLKSPALAGSNTLQLNGDLSTWQIGDELLIVGTNGESKAEDELRQIVSIDANGMATLDAALTFNHITPLGHSNLNLYVANTTRNIRLSSENPSGARGHAMFMNKYTDIRFAEFAGLGRTDKSIPLDADGIALDGSDNISGRYSIHFHELGVGENAALAVAYGNSIHDNPGWGITHHSSHAAIDYNVVFNIKGAGIAAEDGNETGQWVGNLVTDVYGDGENPTVNRDEKLGDFGHSGEAYSSTARSLLQKDNIAANANYGWKFTGLQELASFDRFDSTLDPFNPTPLLPIAAGTSGNLIGFHGNTAIAVGIALDSGHRRGYSLTSDVRSDIVDFTAWQVTGHAIDFFSYTADYIIKDSLLIGSESGAGSAVKMTKKSEGTSLIDVHIENFRTGINDTGLNNLGEYVNVSFSNNNTNLKAPFYGTEVDGRMFDHPFKTTNDVNLNQTPEIVLSAQSDLTLAPNDDKVFVDGTITDSMGDYALGENVWLSQKNGVYFIENYELGYTNNSDKGIATNILDDGGYVPAEKLLEMHGALQKPNGDWVIEVVVWVTDRFTAKHTPIVIELQLSGFTDAFLSQFQTEAKQPDGTLTYIDVLSGNVLDFDGNVVDTPDVGDPGNPGPPPVTPPSLPPREVTESNMSPVIYLLLDED, from the coding sequence ATGGTTAGACTCAGCGGATCACTTTCGTACTTTGTGTATTATACCCCGCAGGCAACGTGCACCGTTAAGTGGGCACGGTTCGCGTTGAAAAGATGTGTGCTCGCAGGGAGTTTGATATGTGCGAGCTATGTATCAGCGGTGCTGGCGAATGAACTTCATCAAAAGCATGAAGCGGTATTAGCACTCTTGTTGCCGGAGCAGGCAACGCATACGGCGATCAATAGTGGCGACTGGACGGATCCGCAGGTCTGGTCATCGGGATCAGTGCCTAGCGCCGAAGCCAATGTGTATATTCCGGAAGGACGGTTGATCCGCTACGATGCGAACTCAAGTGTGGCGCTCTCGGTGGTGCGTGTCGATGGTAGGCTGAGTTTTGACCACACGAGCAACACAAAATTAGTCCTGCAATCCTTGATCACCAGTATGGCATCAGAGTTAGAGATCGGCACGGTTACTAATCCGATTCAGCCAGATAAAAAGGCAGAACTGATATTCGCTGATGTGCCAATAAACAAAACGGTTGACCCCGGCCAGTTTGGTAACGGCTTGGTTGCGACAGGCAAAGTGCAAATCCACGGCGCGAGTAAGCTTCCTTACACCACCTTGAAATCACCGGCACTGGCTGGTAGCAATACCCTTCAGTTAAACGGTGACCTGTCTACCTGGCAGATCGGTGATGAGCTGTTGATTGTCGGCACAAATGGTGAATCTAAAGCGGAAGACGAGCTGCGGCAGATCGTAAGCATTGATGCTAATGGTATGGCGACGCTGGATGCTGCGTTGACGTTCAATCACATCACGCCACTTGGTCACTCGAACCTCAACCTTTACGTTGCTAACACCACACGTAATATTAGACTGTCATCTGAAAACCCCAGCGGCGCGCGTGGGCACGCTATGTTCATGAATAAGTACACCGACATACGGTTTGCTGAGTTCGCTGGACTGGGGCGCACAGACAAAAGTATTCCATTGGATGCAGATGGCATTGCGCTCGATGGCAGTGACAATATCTCTGGGCGTTATTCCATTCATTTTCATGAGTTGGGTGTGGGCGAAAACGCCGCACTGGCAGTTGCTTATGGGAATTCTATTCACGACAACCCGGGCTGGGGGATTACCCATCATAGTTCCCATGCAGCGATTGACTATAATGTCGTGTTCAATATCAAAGGTGCAGGGATTGCTGCTGAGGATGGCAATGAAACCGGTCAATGGGTCGGAAATTTAGTCACTGACGTCTACGGGGATGGTGAAAACCCCACTGTGAATCGTGATGAGAAACTGGGTGACTTTGGACACTCGGGTGAAGCGTATTCATCCACTGCACGCTCGTTATTGCAAAAGGATAACATCGCCGCCAACGCCAACTACGGCTGGAAATTTACCGGGCTTCAAGAACTTGCATCGTTTGACCGATTCGACAGTACTCTAGACCCCTTCAATCCAACGCCTTTGTTGCCAATTGCGGCGGGTACCAGCGGCAATCTTATTGGTTTCCATGGGAATACCGCGATTGCAGTCGGCATCGCTTTAGATTCAGGGCACCGACGAGGTTATTCGTTAACGTCGGATGTTCGCAGTGACATCGTCGATTTTACCGCTTGGCAAGTTACCGGCCATGCCATCGATTTTTTCTCGTATACAGCCGATTACATTATCAAAGATTCTTTGTTGATTGGGTCGGAAAGTGGCGCTGGTTCTGCGGTAAAAATGACCAAGAAATCCGAGGGGACCTCCCTCATTGACGTGCATATCGAAAATTTTAGAACCGGCATCAATGACACTGGTCTCAATAATCTGGGTGAGTACGTGAACGTGTCTTTTAGTAATAACAACACGAATTTAAAGGCCCCATTTTATGGTACCGAAGTCGATGGGCGAATGTTCGATCATCCTTTTAAGACCACCAATGATGTAAATCTAAACCAGACTCCTGAGATTGTATTGAGTGCGCAGTCTGATCTAACTTTGGCACCCAACGACGATAAGGTATTTGTGGATGGCACCATCACCGATAGCATGGGGGACTATGCGCTGGGTGAAAACGTCTGGCTATCGCAAAAAAACGGTGTTTATTTTATCGAGAACTATGAACTGGGATATACCAACAATAGCGATAAGGGAATTGCCACTAATATTTTAGACGACGGCGGATATGTGCCGGCTGAAAAGTTACTTGAAATGCACGGTGCTCTGCAAAAGCCGAATGGCGATTGGGTGATTGAGGTGGTGGTTTGGGTAACTGATCGGTTTACAGCAAAACACACGCCGATAGTCATTGAACTGCAGCTTTCTGGGTTTACAGACGCTTTTCTGTCGCAATTCCAAACTGAGGCGAAGCAGCCAGACGGTACGCTGACTTACATAGACGTGCTTTCCGGTAACGTGTTAGATTTTGACGGAAATGTGGTCGATACGCCTGATGTTGGAGATCCCGGTAATCCTGGTCCCCCGCCGGTTACTCCCCCGAGTTTGCCGCCAAGAGAAGTAACGGAGAGCAATATGTCTCCCGTGATCTACTTGTTGCTGGATGAGGATTAA
- a CDS encoding tRNA (mnm(5)s(2)U34)-methyltransferase: MALTHQAHQAIRTHFQNRPLDYAVDATCGNGHDTVFLASLARKQVWGFDVQSGAIEATRTKLTAANIQHVNLIHAGHETMQQHIDQPIDCIMFNLGYLPRSDKTITTEADSSLLALNQSTKMLNPGGLISLLCYPGHDAGAVETHAVQSWLSTLDLQQWCCQQLTAREPKPTSPILYLLYKNDV; encoded by the coding sequence ATGGCTCTAACTCATCAAGCACATCAGGCGATTCGCACACATTTTCAAAACCGACCTCTCGATTACGCGGTCGACGCGACCTGCGGCAATGGTCACGACACCGTCTTTCTGGCCAGCCTTGCCCGCAAACAGGTCTGGGGATTTGACGTGCAGTCGGGCGCGATCGAGGCCACTCGAACCAAGCTGACAGCGGCAAACATCCAGCACGTAAACTTAATTCACGCGGGACACGAAACCATGCAGCAACATATCGATCAGCCAATCGACTGCATTATGTTCAACCTCGGCTATCTACCACGCAGTGATAAAACCATCACCACCGAAGCAGACTCAAGTCTGCTCGCCTTAAATCAATCAACGAAAATGCTGAACCCTGGCGGGTTGATTTCGCTCTTGTGCTACCCCGGGCACGACGCTGGCGCTGTTGAGACACATGCCGTTCAATCTTGGCTAAGCACGCTCGACCTGCAGCAGTGGTGTTGCCAACAACTCACCGCGCGCGAGCCTAAACCAACGTCGCCGATATTATATTTGCTCTATAAAAACGACGTTTAA
- a CDS encoding NAD(P)/FAD-dependent oxidoreductase: MSAPQLDFLIVGQGLAGSILALNLRRHGKSVLVIDNDHCGSASQVAAGLINPVTGHRLNLTENFDHYWPVANAFYQSFGQLTGRSVHRDVTQYRRIKHPGQLTYLNKRLQQREYQSLLSRHIDSPFLATEPHSCIEVHQTSAVDTPTLLSQTKSMLLDQRAYSARKFNYHELSVNHDGVSAHGIRAGTVIFCEGYQAIHNPWLSTLPFKLAKGEILDVELSAPLPGMLSWGSWLIPSSTDTVNARLGANYDWQDLSLDPTPEIAQKLQTSLHQHTGLKAQVTAHQTGIRPTTKQRRPFIGPTRSLDHAYCFNGFGSKGCLTIPYYANLLCDHLISGKPLPEELTEWL, from the coding sequence ATGTCTGCACCACAACTTGATTTTTTGATAGTCGGCCAAGGCTTGGCGGGGTCGATTCTGGCGCTCAATCTGCGACGACATGGCAAATCTGTGCTGGTGATTGATAACGATCACTGTGGTAGTGCAAGTCAAGTCGCGGCCGGTTTGATTAATCCGGTAACCGGGCATCGCCTGAATTTAACCGAGAACTTTGATCACTACTGGCCGGTGGCGAACGCCTTCTATCAATCGTTCGGCCAATTGACCGGCAGATCAGTGCATCGAGACGTCACTCAGTACCGTCGCATCAAACACCCTGGACAGCTGACTTACCTCAACAAGCGTTTGCAGCAACGAGAGTATCAATCACTGCTGTCGAGACACATCGACAGCCCATTTTTAGCGACGGAGCCACACAGCTGTATTGAAGTGCACCAGACCAGTGCCGTAGACACGCCTACCCTGCTATCGCAAACCAAGTCTATGCTGCTTGATCAGCGCGCTTATTCGGCAAGGAAGTTTAACTATCATGAGCTCTCCGTGAACCATGACGGCGTAAGTGCTCACGGAATTCGAGCGGGTACAGTTATCTTCTGCGAAGGCTATCAAGCGATCCACAACCCGTGGCTCTCAACCTTGCCTTTCAAACTTGCTAAAGGTGAGATTCTTGACGTCGAACTGTCCGCGCCGTTGCCGGGCATGTTGAGTTGGGGTAGTTGGTTGATACCAAGTTCGACTGACACTGTCAACGCGCGACTCGGGGCCAACTATGATTGGCAGGACTTGAGCCTTGATCCAACGCCCGAGATTGCTCAGAAACTGCAAACCAGCTTGCACCAGCACACCGGCCTGAAAGCACAGGTCACCGCACACCAAACTGGGATACGACCAACCACCAAACAACGTCGTCCATTCATAGGCCCTACTCGTTCGCTGGATCATGCCTATTGTTTCAATGGCTTTGGCAGCAAAGGTTGTTTGACCATTCCATACTACGCCAATTTATTGTGCGACCACCTAATCAGCGGCAAACCGTTGCCAGAGGAACTGACTGAATGGCTCTAA
- a CDS encoding MFS transporter — protein MDQHLVRSRRFLPYFCTQFLGAFNDNIYRNAFAILITYFLAKENQGIIINIALVAFILPYFLFGAIAGQLADKFEKAHLIQRIKLAEIVIMLAGSVALYFQHVPAMLFVLFSLGAQSAFFGPIKYSILPQHVGHDEILNANAYVESGTFIAILLGTILGGTLASNLDLQYWLMASIIGFAILGYLASRAIPNAPAASPDLDLSFNVWSSSIDIIRMTRRNKPVFMTILANSWFWFFGSIVLTQFPVFAKEVLAGDAKVATLLLATFSVGIGLGSFACALFSRGRVEMGLVPFGALGISFFTWQLSRTTIESADTLRTLTELVNVPGAWWVIFNLTMIAFSAGLFIVPLYAFMQTRSDEKLRSRVIAVNNIFNSIFMVVAGALGAVLLALDFTVLDIFLIAAILNLIVAGYIFYQIPEYFFRLLSWILMHLVYRIDTQGLNKIPRDGPALLVCNHVSFFDPAILLGELPRPARFVMWYSFYEAPVFTYLFKGLKSIPIGNRRERPELVDHAFDRVAEELAAGRLVVVFPEGTITRDGEMSKFQPGIDTILKRSPVPVVPMALRGMWGTWSSRKRGRALKGLPTAFMRRLTVVVGDPIEPQDASRLVLQEKVLALRGEEK, from the coding sequence ATGGATCAACATCTGGTGCGTTCTCGGCGGTTTCTACCGTATTTTTGTACGCAGTTTCTAGGCGCATTCAATGACAATATTTACCGTAATGCGTTCGCGATTCTGATCACCTATTTTCTTGCCAAAGAGAATCAGGGCATCATTATCAATATCGCGTTGGTGGCATTTATCCTACCGTACTTTCTGTTTGGTGCGATTGCCGGTCAGTTGGCCGATAAATTCGAAAAAGCACATCTGATTCAGCGCATCAAACTTGCTGAAATCGTGATCATGTTGGCTGGCAGTGTCGCCTTATATTTTCAGCATGTACCTGCGATGCTATTTGTCCTGTTTTCACTCGGCGCTCAGTCCGCGTTTTTCGGGCCAATCAAATACAGTATTCTGCCTCAACATGTCGGGCATGATGAAATACTCAATGCCAACGCTTATGTTGAGTCGGGTACGTTTATTGCCATCTTACTAGGGACGATTTTAGGGGGTACCCTAGCCAGCAATCTGGACCTTCAGTATTGGTTGATGGCCAGTATTATTGGCTTTGCTATTCTCGGTTATCTGGCTAGTCGCGCAATTCCGAATGCACCAGCTGCCTCGCCGGACCTCGATTTGTCATTCAATGTCTGGTCTAGCAGTATCGACATTATTCGCATGACACGGCGCAATAAGCCGGTGTTTATGACGATCCTTGCGAACTCCTGGTTTTGGTTTTTTGGTTCGATTGTGCTGACCCAGTTTCCAGTGTTTGCCAAAGAGGTGTTGGCCGGTGATGCCAAAGTGGCCACGCTATTATTGGCTACGTTTTCCGTTGGTATTGGTCTGGGCTCGTTCGCCTGTGCCTTATTTTCACGAGGTCGTGTCGAAATGGGGTTGGTGCCTTTCGGCGCACTGGGTATTAGCTTTTTTACTTGGCAGTTGAGTCGCACAACGATTGAAAGTGCCGATACGTTGAGAACCTTGACGGAACTGGTGAATGTGCCTGGCGCGTGGTGGGTTATTTTCAATTTAACCATGATTGCGTTCAGCGCCGGATTATTCATTGTGCCGCTGTACGCATTTATGCAGACACGCAGCGATGAGAAGCTGCGCTCTCGCGTGATCGCGGTGAATAACATTTTCAACTCGATCTTTATGGTGGTGGCTGGTGCACTCGGCGCAGTCTTGCTGGCGTTGGACTTCACCGTGCTGGATATTTTCCTGATCGCAGCCATCCTGAATTTAATTGTCGCTGGCTATATCTTTTATCAAATTCCAGAGTACTTTTTTCGTCTCTTGAGCTGGATATTGATGCACTTGGTGTACCGCATTGATACGCAAGGCTTAAACAAAATACCGCGTGATGGGCCTGCGTTGTTAGTGTGCAATCACGTGAGCTTTTTTGATCCTGCGATTTTACTCGGCGAGTTACCCAGACCCGCACGTTTTGTGATGTGGTATAGCTTTTACGAAGCGCCTGTATTCACGTATTTATTTAAAGGGTTGAAATCGATACCGATCGGCAATCGTCGAGAGCGCCCGGAACTCGTCGACCATGCGTTTGATCGTGTAGCAGAAGAGTTGGCAGCTGGCAGGCTAGTGGTGGTGTTCCCAGAGGGCACGATTACACGGGATGGTGAGATGAGCAAATTTCAACCAGGCATCGACACCATTCTTAAGCGCTCTCCTGTGCCCGTTGTGCCCATGGCGCTGCGTGGAATGTGGGGAACGTGGTCGTCTCGTAAACGAGGGCGGGCGTTAAAAGGGCTGCCAACAGCGTTTATGCGACGTTTGACCGTGGTGGTCGGAGACCCGATCGAGCCACAGGATGCCAGCAGACTGGTATTACAAGAAAAAGTACTGGCTTTACGTGGAGAAGAAAAGTGA
- a CDS encoding DNA-3-methyladenine glycosylase I, giving the protein MSEQIRRCQWCESSDLYRKYHDEEWGVATYDDRELFEMLNLEGAQAGLSWITVLKKRETYRAAFDQFDPEKIARYDEAKRTELLADPGIIRNKLKVNAFIVNAQRYLAMQARAEAGEGPTFSEWLWSFVDGKPQINSPKTLADVPATSAASDAMSKALKKQGYKFVGSTICYAFMQACGMVVDHTVDCHRYNAITG; this is encoded by the coding sequence GTGAGTGAGCAAATCAGACGGTGCCAATGGTGTGAGAGCAGTGACTTGTATCGCAAGTACCATGACGAGGAGTGGGGCGTGGCGACCTACGACGACCGAGAGTTGTTCGAAATGCTGAACCTAGAAGGCGCGCAAGCGGGCTTAAGTTGGATCACCGTTCTTAAAAAGCGGGAGACGTATCGTGCGGCATTTGATCAATTCGACCCTGAAAAAATAGCGCGCTACGATGAAGCAAAGCGCACCGAACTGCTCGCCGACCCCGGCATCATTCGTAATAAGTTGAAGGTCAACGCGTTTATCGTCAACGCACAGCGTTACTTGGCGATGCAAGCGCGCGCGGAAGCCGGTGAGGGGCCGACGTTTTCAGAGTGGCTGTGGTCGTTTGTGGATGGGAAGCCACAGATTAACTCACCCAAAACACTGGCCGACGTGCCAGCCACCAGTGCCGCATCAGACGCCATGAGCAAGGCGCTTAAGAAACAAGGGTACAAGTTTGTGGGCTCCACCATTTGTTACGCCTTTATGCAGGCGTGCGGCATGGTGGTCGATCACACGGTGGATTGTCATCGATATAACGCAATCACCGGGTAG